The DNA window GATCCATAGCTGCCGCGATTTGGCGCTTTGTTTTCCCGGCTTGGCTAAGTCGGCAAAGCGTACAGCGCTCTTCAAGCGAAAACTGTTGATACTTTTGTCCCATAGCAACACCTTATCCCAATAGTGTTGCACTTCGCTTGTGAATCTAGAGCATCCATCTTCATCCTCACTGCGTCAAAAACCTGGATACCGTCCTGCGCCGGTATGACGGAAAGAACGTCACGTTCGAGTCAACAAATTCAACAACTCGAAGGGGCCGACAATTTGGAAACTTCGTGTACTTCTTAGTGAAAACAGCTATATCAGCTAATCTTCCGCACTAGCATGATGCCGTCGCGCACCGGCAGCAGGACGTTTTCCACGCGGGGATCGTTGCGGATGCGTTTGTTGAGCGCGTCCACCGCGGCGGTGCGCGGATCGGTGGGATTCAACACTCTGCCACCGAGCAACATATTGTCGAGAACGATCAAACCGCGCGGACGCGTCAGTTCGAGACAGTGATCGTAGTAGGCGCCGTAGTTTTCTTTGTCGGCGTCGATGAAGCAAATATCGAACGGACCCCAGACTGTTTTTAATGACTCCAGCGCAGGTCCGAGTTTGATTTCGATCTTATGGCCGTGGGGGCTTTCGGCAAAATAGCGCTTGGCGATCTCGGCGGTTTCCGGATTGATATCGCAGCTCACCACGCGGCCGTCTTTAGGCAGCGCCTCGGCCCACGCCAGCGCGCTGTAGCCGGTGTACATGCCGATCTCGAGGATGCGCCGCGCGCCGGTGATGCTCGCGAGCATTTTCAAAAATTGCCCTTCGAGAGCGCCGACCATCATCTTGTGGCTGTGCATCTTCGAATAGGTTTCCACCCACAGCTTGTCATGCAGCGCCGAGAGCGGCTTACTGCAGCGTTCCGCGTAGTCTTCAATACCTATCGGCCGAACATCAAGCATCTAAGTCCTACCAATCCGACTCTTCCTAACTCACTAAATCACTAACCCCTATGACCCCGTCAGCCGCATGCCGCCGTCCACCGGCAAGATCGCCGCGGTCACCATCGACGCTTCATCCGACGCTAAATACACCGCCGCGTAGGCGACATCTTCCGGTTCGCCGATCCGGCCAATCGGCACGCGGGTTTTGTAGCGCGCCAATTTTTCCGGCGTCGAAGTATCGACCATCGGCGTGCGTGTCGGTCCTGGGCAAATGCAGTTGACGCGAATGTTGTCCTTGGCATGGTCCATCGCCATCGCTTCGGTGAGCGTCACCATGCCGCCCTTGGAGGCGCAGTAAGCCGCCCTGCCGCCTTGGCCGACGATGCCCGAGCGCGCCGCGATGTGGAGAATCACGCCGCCGCCGCGCTTTTTCATTTCCGGGATCGCCAAGCGCGACACCGTGAAGGCGCCTTTCAAGTTGATATCCAGCGTGCGGTCCCAATCCTCTTCGCTGATCTCGGTGATGCTGCCGTTGGTGCGCACCCCGCCGCTGTTGACGACGATGTCGATACCGCCCAACTGGCGCACGGTTTCGTCGATGAAAGTTTTCATCTGCGCCGAGTTCGACACATCGCCGGGCCAGAAGAGTGCTTTGCCGCCGAGCTTTTCCACCTGCGCCACGGTTTCGCGTCCCTTGGATTCCGTCGGCGACGTCCCCGCCACCGCGGCGCCCTCTTTGGCGAACATCAGCGCGATCGCTTGGCCCAATCCCGAGCCGAAGCCGGTGATAAACGCCACCTTGCCTTTGAGTTTCATGGTCAAAAACCTCCGCGAGTGGACAACATATACAATTGCCGCGCGGTTGACTCAACTGCCGGCGGTTGTTATTTTTTTACCATCCAACGAGGAATTCATTCATGCTCGACAATAGCGATCATCGCATACCCGTAACCATCCTCACCGGCTTCCTAGGCGCCGGCAAAACCACGCTCCTCAATCGCATCCTCACCGCCGACCACGGCCGGCGCGTAGCCGTCATCGTCAATGAGTTCGGCGAAGTCGGCATTGACCATCACCTGTTAATCTCTTCCGATCAGGAAGTGGTCGAGATGAGCAACGGCTGCATTTGCTGCAGCGTGCGCGGCGATTTGTTACGCGCCCTTTTTCAACTGCTCGAACACCGAGAAAAGTTCGACACGTTGATGATCGAGACCACGGGACTCGCCGATCCGGCGCCGGTCGTGCAAAGCTTTTTCATCGACGAGCGGATCAAGAGCGAGTACGCCCTCAACGGCGTGGTCACCGTGGTCGATGCTAAACATATTTTTCAGCAACTGAGCAGTTCGCCCGAAGCCAAAGAACAGATCGCGTTTGCCGACATGGTGTTGCTCAACAAGATCGACCTGATCAATCCCGAAGATCTGCCCGAGTTGGAATTCAAACTAAGAAATCTAAACGGCGCCGCGCGGGTCTGCCAGACGCGCAATTCCGACATCGACATCGGCATGATTCTCGATCTGCGCGCCCTCGATTTGGAAATCAAAGCGTCGAAGCACGATCACCATCACGCCCACACCGAAGACATCGAGACCGTGGCGATTGAAATCGCCGGCGATCTCGACGGCGTCAAGATCAGCCAATGGTTTCGCGAGCTGATCGCGGAATTCGGCGAGCACATCATGCGCATGAAGGGAATTTTAAACCTGCGCAAAGATCCCGATCAGTTCGTCTTCCAAGGCGTCCATTTGTTATTCGAAGGCCGTCCCGGCCGCTCTTGGGCGGAGACCGAAGACCGCATGAACCGCTTGGTCTTCATCGGCCGCAATCTTAATAAAGAAAAGATTACCCAGGGTTTCATGAACTGCATCACCACGGAGGGCGAATACGCTTCGTCCGACGATGTCGATCCCTACGGCAAAAAGCAGGACGTGTCGAAGTTCACCTTGGATCAAATCCGCTACTGGGTGCAGACGATTTTAGAGTTTCCACCCGACGCGCCCATCGTCGTCAAGGAAGTCCCCTGCGTCAAAGCCGGCTGCCCGCCGGTGGAAACCGCGCTAATGGTTTTCTTGAAGAACGAACCGCCGCGCACGTTCAAGATTCTCGCCCGGATCAACGACGTGAATTTCGATCATGTGTATAACTTGATTGAGAATCCGTTGCCCTGCTGCTAAAAGAAAACTTTCGCAGCATTGCCGATTCACAACGACGAGTCCAAATAATTTCGCCATTTGTGAGGAGTTGTCATGTCCACTCAACCGGTCCGCG is part of the Deltaproteobacteria bacterium genome and encodes:
- a CDS encoding methyltransferase domain-containing protein; translation: MLDVRPIGIEDYAERCSKPLSALHDKLWVETYSKMHSHKMMVGALEGQFLKMLASITGARRILEIGMYTGYSALAWAEALPKDGRVVSCDINPETAEIAKRYFAESPHGHKIEIKLGPALESLKTVWGPFDICFIDADKENYGAYYDHCLELTRPRGLIVLDNMLLGGRVLNPTDPRTAAVDALNKRIRNDPRVENVLLPVRDGIMLVRKIS
- a CDS encoding SDR family oxidoreductase, yielding MKLKGKVAFITGFGSGLGQAIALMFAKEGAAVAGTSPTESKGRETVAQVEKLGGKALFWPGDVSNSAQMKTFIDETVRQLGGIDIVVNSGGVRTNGSITEISEEDWDRTLDINLKGAFTVSRLAIPEMKKRGGGVILHIAARSGIVGQGGRAAYCASKGGMVTLTEAMAMDHAKDNIRVNCICPGPTRTPMVDTSTPEKLARYKTRVPIGRIGEPEDVAYAAVYLASDEASMVTAAILPVDGGMRLTGS
- a CDS encoding GTP-binding protein, which encodes MLDNSDHRIPVTILTGFLGAGKTTLLNRILTADHGRRVAVIVNEFGEVGIDHHLLISSDQEVVEMSNGCICCSVRGDLLRALFQLLEHREKFDTLMIETTGLADPAPVVQSFFIDERIKSEYALNGVVTVVDAKHIFQQLSSSPEAKEQIAFADMVLLNKIDLINPEDLPELEFKLRNLNGAARVCQTRNSDIDIGMILDLRALDLEIKASKHDHHHAHTEDIETVAIEIAGDLDGVKISQWFRELIAEFGEHIMRMKGILNLRKDPDQFVFQGVHLLFEGRPGRSWAETEDRMNRLVFIGRNLNKEKITQGFMNCITTEGEYASSDDVDPYGKKQDVSKFTLDQIRYWVQTILEFPPDAPIVVKEVPCVKAGCPPVETALMVFLKNEPPRTFKILARINDVNFDHVYNLIENPLPCC